The genomic window CGATCTTCTTGACGTTCTTTGAAGTACAGAActccaattataattaaaataagtaaacatGTTCCTGCAAGCGCAGCTGcactttgaaatattaaacggCTAGGTGTCACAAACAATTTAGCATTCCATCTACTTGGATCATTTATTGGATTTGGAATTACAACCATTTGGGAATTTGGGATAATTTGTGTCCAAGAACGGGTTTCATTTAAAACAGACACAGTAAGTTCATCTACAAAGTTCGGAGTACGGCCAAGTCCAAATATTGTGTAAGGCAAATAAAGAGAATAATATGCAGACTGGGGTAACTGTGTAGCTATACCTTGACGTGGATATCCGTCTTGAGTGGTAGTCAAATAACTAACTTTTGGTCCAGGCAAGTTAGTACCAAATGTACGAGATTTTTTTCCTAATCGACTAGGTAACATTTCATACTTGCTATTTGTCAAACCAGTAACCAccattacctataaataataatataaaattaacaacttataaacattaaaaaaaaaaaaaatactaactttcaaaaaatttGCATCATAGTCCAAACTGTTTTTAAAAGCTGACATATTGTATTCTCCATTACCTCCACTAACCAACAAAACGTCTAATAtaccattttgaaaaaaatcataaaatgctcCCATAACGTTGTAATTGTCACCATTCATTGATTGAAGTAAGTCCCATCGAACAACAAATGTTCTATCAAATCCATCACAACCTGTTGTACATGCaacattttccattaaaattacttttgttttttttgaattgCCTCCAAGACACAATGTGCCTAATAAATCAGGATAGCCATCCATATTGAAATCTCCGGGCCGTACTGTGATTGCTTCTAGGTATGGTACATTAGGCATTGGTGGTACAAATCCCCAAACACTGTTAccattatgaaaatttatacCCAAATTATACCAGCGAGttgaatcataaaaataaatagtgctGTTGGTACATTGTGAATCAAAACAAACAGGCACAATATGATCCATGCGACCTTTAAGTTGTAAATCCATAAACGCAGTTTGACCAacatttgaaacttttaaattgtcaGGAAATGGGATAGtttgattgtaaataaatgcACCAGCTTCGGAATCAGAAAGCCAAACTTCATATCCATTTGTagctgttaaatataaatcaggtGCTacatctgaaaataaaaatatttactaacatTAAGTATAagcaatgttaaaattatttaagtacattaaCTGATAAATCTTCCATagttccataataatatttttgatatttttaaaacatcttagtacattatatttaaaaaaagatataaaattactatttacacaaacaattttttaaacacattaaaacattatattattttgttatattaattttgttatgtttttactaCATgagaagttaataatttatattattttttaagaataatattagataggtaattattatcaaatggtaaatttttaacattaaatacaacAAGCGACTTTTATCATCAAACAATAAACTGAAGAATGAACAAAGATTATTTAAGTCTAAGAactagaaataatattgtattgtattgtattgtatgtagatattcttataatattaataattgttactatttaatttttgaaaattgataagAATGGCTCCCCCAGCACAAGATTAAATTTTGAGGGGTGctgaaatattgtaaatcaattaaataatcaaaaatggttaaataagtcaaaataaaattgttttcaaaactaACCTCCACCTATGTCTACAAATCCATGGGATTGGGGTATTCTTATCGGTACAGATTCATGATTTTCCATTGGCATTTCTGTAAAGTTTCCAGTTGAATTGAATAACCAAAACATTCTTTGAGTTGTACCATTTGCCATTTTTTTGACGCCAAATAAATCAACTATCATATTGGTATCATAGTTAATAACCAAAGGTTGATCAACAATAGTAAAAAGAGGTTTATCTTCATTTGGGCAAGCCAAAACACTTAAACCTCCCCAAAGTATATGTACATCTAAATCGTTATTCTGTTCACTTGGTTTGAACCAATTGGAAAACGCTCCAGATGTAGTTATGTTTTTTACAGTAACTAATAGATCCATAAGAGCATCTCCATTGAAGTCTCCAGGCACCACCGATGTAATTTGGTGTTTATTAAACTTGCATTTAGTTTGTGTACCAGGTTTTAAAAAAGGTTCAACATTGGAACCAAACATAATTTCAATGGAACGACCTTGATcttttaatacaaacatatcTGTAAGTTCATCAGAATCAAAATCTCCAAATGCAGCGGGTTGACCTTGAACATAATACCCAAACACTGGATATGTGATGTCAATAGAGACGCATGTATGACTTAGAgccactaataaaaatatctaaaaacaaattttaaaaattaataaaataaatttgaaataatagtaaaaacatcaaggtaaaatcaatatgttttgaaatataaaacaaattttgaattataaaataaaaaaattataaaaataaacatacatttttttaaataaatcttatctattcttatttatttctcaATTTCATAATCTATCTATTCCTAGAtagacaacaattttttttttttagacagcacatttctaaaaatgttaggctaacatttttagaaatgtgATGCCAAAGCGTACATCAAATTTGGCCTGCCATAAAAAAGGTTTGAGACCCCTGaagtatactattttaaatgaattggtaacaaaacaattgatatttaaagtgtatagtttatgttttcaaaaaaaaacaactataaatCATCAAAGTAcactaatttaaactataaggAATGAATACACTTAACTTACTTTAGTTGTCACCACCCtatttatcttataagttcataacataacaaatttatgttaaataatttacatttagatgtttagttttatttattttaatatttaagaaaattgtcatattatcAAGTATTCTAACtttcttgaaaattaaaatattgaaaaaatacctCCAACAGAAAAATacatctataaatttattatgttacgtATTTAAAAGATGAAGACAACAAATGCAAGTGTGAAGTCCCCATAAtggttaataatatcaaattgaaTGGTtacttcttaaaataatattaataagtaaactcTAATcacatttattgaaaaattgaagcatcatttttgaattaataaaataaatgtataaaaatgtatgtatattacatacaatctGTATCAACTGTATCTATGACACAATaagattattttctatatgtaaaaatgataCGAGAAAAAACTAGCTGAAGAAAGGAACCACACATTGATAAcactttcatttattataatttaattttttattgatcttaAAGAAGATATCTAAAATATCCaatgtaacataaaattatactctaTTCCAAAAGAGAACAATTACTTTGTATGCATTGTATACGATATGATTAGTAAGTCGAGAACCATGTAATTACTCTGATACCAGGTAAGTAGTGGATGATGCATAGcaacaacaaaaattagaaggtcaactaataattattttttgaaatagagtataatataacatattaatagtaaaagaGGTTTAAAAAGAgacaataatttgaaaaatacattttataggtattgttaGGATATAttagacaattttaaattattaaatgtcaacaaaatattcagcactaataatatttattaaatatgaatataacataaaGTTAACAATGAATAGctctgtcaaaaaaaaaattaattaattacaaaaatgtatttaatttattataaagaattaatttgttaactaGGCCtattttacaagtatattgatttattatcgaTATGTGACTATATTTAGtcatttaggtataatttaaaaatgggcTTTTGTAATACTTACACCAGTTGATATCATGATGATGTCGTTAAATGTACAAGTGACAATAGTTCTTGAAATTTCACTCAATCTACTGAATTAACATCATAACAACATTTGTCTAGTTAACCGTTTACATGCTGTACGTCatacaattattgattatttcttaaatacaaaatttagttcgaattattaaatgaatacttTTGAAAACACTTCAAACacgatataaaaatactatatatttaatgaaattgttcTAAGTTATATACGTGATAGATAATCagtattaatgattaatgtattacaatattgaaaatgtacaaataccattaaaatattacattttagtatttaattcttcaaaagacgtcaaataaaaaatttgatgaggttaatcaataattacttatCACTATCACTATCTGTTGTTTTATGGTATTCAACAGTGTTAACATTCATCGTCATcaatgtacaaattattaccaCAGTCCATagatcaatattatgttacaatgtTGAATGTtacattaatgttaaaaaatccaaaagtTTAGTATTACTACAGACAatagaacaaattattattctattataaatggtattacaaaatatatctattttttcatGAGATGTATGATCTTAAATCGTGGTAGGTATTACGTTATTACGGTTCtttcaaaataagttaaatgacACACTTGAAATTTGTACAACTAAAGATtctgtgtttaaaatataaaacaaaatattttatacaaatatataatatgaataattatatactattatgttattatttattgtaggtaatatttaataaatatttttacctatgtacccactattatattttaccgtTATGAATTaagaatgataaaatatttttggtgggAAATTCGGtttgaaatattgaagttTACCCTGGAAAAGTTACACAAATTTACGTATTTGTTTTCATACATTACATAtctgtgtataaattataaaaactataaattatacaattacctataataattttcctgTGATAAAATGAACTCTCTATTCGAATGGACACTTAATTCCTTAATTTGGAGTATGGAATAtgatcaaaatgtataaaagataaataatacatccaaactatacaaattaatatacgaTGTGCgccgttttttaaaaatcgattttgtgactacctatttaataaagcaatttaaagaaatacacACGTATTAGTATGTAACACATAGTATTGCGAAATCTACAAGTCcttgtaaaatatgcaaaataataacacttttCCTTGTTTGAAAACGCATTCTGTTTCCTCCAAAGAACATCGCATGTCCTCGAagattcatataaataatatactaaataagatAGTTAGTCAGTCTAACTTGCCTATATAGTACCCGATTGTAAGAACTAATTCAGCTCATCGTGGACCTATCCTCGTCGCTGTGAGTATTTAGGtccattttaagttatataatgttgtacagttaaattataaatttataaaatatctgtttttgttagtaattaacttaaattaaaacattacttaacttataaataaaccatttgTTAACCTGTATTCGGATTTACAGgtatattgaaatttgaagtTATCCTCCAGCCAAGCTGTACACCATTCAACaatgataggtacctataataaaatccGGACTCACACTAAGttactacaattttaatagagCCATAGAGGTTTCactgatatacattttaaattattaataactaataatttgaataggtaggtatcataaaacattaagaaaaaaaaaattaatcaatgaaGCTTGCAGTAGCCAGTAAGTAAATCAAAACACTCGATTCCATTGATGTATTTTCCTATTTTAGTTACTTGTTAACTCGAAACTAAGAAGTaagtacaatacattatacaggAACATTTATAGGGAGGTTTTGTAGTTTAAACCTCCCTTCcgaaaaataatagtaggtagtgtaatttatttatatcaatcatCGATAATTACAATAACGAGTCGGTGACAGTTTTCTGGAATAGTGTCGTCGATAAGATATCGATgtgattacaaaaaattattaggtaggtacctttaaagttattatttactaggtaataaagataataagtaCGCTATCCTATTACTTAACTACATGCTTATAACCTACAGAAagacagaattttttttttagtctgtGTTCGATGTTTGATTGTGTGCggcttattaaattattattctcgtGCGTTGAATtattagcttaaaaaaaaataatttaaaaaataaaaagaagtaGAGGTTAGTCATCATTATTAAGTTttggtatgaaaaaaaaatgaaaaaaatgaaaatgagtCAGGAAATATTCATGGTATAGCATTGCAACTGCCAACTGGCAACGATGTACTAAATATTCCACTAACACAACGgaaacgaataatattaatgaattgggtatctgaaaataattaatagatattggattatttttatcaatttgaaatttctgataaaaattatggaaaattttggatttttcaaaatacccTTAGGGCTTAGAGTTGCTTGAACACCATCGAAAAATTACCAATTTCCGCTATTGAACCACAACGacgattaaaatttcaaataaatcggTTAAATCGTTATCCTTGGCTAACTTATTTGGAAAAATTACAAAGTTCATTAGGCAGATGCTGtattttccaataatatagttagtaaAGAGACACACGGACAAATAAATACTTCCAGAATTAAACCCTTTACAAAATAGAAAGACGCCATCCGACGTTTTAatgatcatattaaaaatcaaaatatcataaattttcatttattcagtctgaagaaattataaatcacggagaacaaaaaaaaaaaaatagtataacaaatgagatagatattttataaaaaaaaatgggtcaTCGAAAATCGAGTTATTCTTTGTCAAATAATTCAACCAATACGACAATACTATTGTGGATGCCAAAATATTGCTTAAAGGGGAAATGAGGATAGACTCGGGGGCGGACCGGGATTAAAAATGTCACTGGGATTTAGAATTAGAGTGGCCATATCTATTTACTTATTGATtgcacataaaaaattatttttatttaattttggcaACAACGACCACTGGGCCCACCGGGAAATTTCCCAGCGTCCCGGACACTCCCGGTGGGCCCGTCCACCCCAGTGGATAGTCGTAATATCTACGACGAAAGTAATAAGAGCAAATtatggtaattttatattatatttataatattttaatcatattattatttataataaatatgaaattacaaaaaattgccTTGATTAAGTGATTAAATACAAGACACgaagaaacaaaaattaaaaacgaaagatttttttcattttagttgATGAATCACAAGATGTATCTCCAGTCTACtagaataaatgtaattttgtgtGCGATACGTTGATACTTTGATAGCGAACTTAATTAGGTATTGGTATTGTAGAAcattttcttcaatttttaattttccatatGATATGACTGGTAGTTGGTAAAGGATCATCTACtttcatattttagttattagaaaaattcggacttcataaaaaatgtttagttggACAAAGTTATAATGGCATGGCATCGTTGAGTGGGGAATTTAAAGGCGTCTATAACGATTACaggtaaaatattctattaatagtattattattttaaaatcgcataaataaattataaatagattaattgatcaatatacttgatattataaaatttaatttaaacttttatacaataactaataataatgtatatgattatttaagtttaattataatgtaatttatatgataatattttttattttttttttattgtttttattttagaggTTGTACCACATTCGCTGTATGCCCATTGTCtcgctttttaaattttactataataaggtcataactcataaggaGCTATTagctaatataaaatgttatctattataattagaaaCTGTATTGAGACTGTTTCctcagtaataatatttttcgaagttcatcaaaaattcaaaaaagaaCACGAATACTAtaattgaatgtattaatgattattgaatatatcctcaaaaaccgaaaaaaaaaaactaataaaaatgtgtgaaaCACGATAGTTAGATCGACATGAAAGTATAATTCGGATAATTCGATTTAAAG from Aphis gossypii isolate Hap1 chromosome 1, ASM2018417v2, whole genome shotgun sequence includes these protein-coding regions:
- the LOC114119307 gene encoding T-cell immunomodulatory protein, producing MISTGIFLLVALSHTCVSIDITYPVFGYYVQGQPAAFGDFDSDELTDMFVLKDQGRSIEIMFGSNVEPFLKPGTQTKCKFNKHQITSVVPGDFNGDALMDLLVTVKNITTSGAFSNWFKPSEQNNDLDVHILWGGLSVLACPNEDKPLFTIVDQPLVINYDTNMIVDLFGVKKMANGTTQRMFWLFNSTGNFTEMPMENHESVPIRIPQSHGFVDIGGDVAPDLYLTATNGYEVWLSDSEAGAFIYNQTIPFPDNLKVSNVGQTAFMDLQLKGRMDHIVPVCFDSQCTNSTIYFYDSTRWYNLGINFHNGNSVWGFVPPMPNVPYLEAITVRPGDFNMDGYPDLLGTLCLGGNSKKTKVILMENVACTTGCDGFDRTFVVRWDLLQSMNGDNYNVMGAFYDFFQNGILDVLLVSGGNGEYNMSAFKNSLDYDANFLKVMVVTGLTNSKYEMLPSRLGKKSRTFGTNLPGPKVSYLTTTQDGYPRQGIATQLPQSAYYSLYLPYTIFGLGRTPNFVDELTVSVLNETRSWTQIIPNSQMVVIPNPINDPSRWNAKLFVTPSRLIFQSAAALAGTCLLILIIIGVLYFKERQEDRIEKRQEAHKFHFDAM